The Dehalococcoidales bacterium genome includes the window TCAGCGAATTATTGATGAGGGACAGCACCGGGGCGAGGACCAGGCTGCCGAGCACCAGTAACACCAGCACCATGACCATGGCCTGGCCGCTTTCACGGCGGCGCGGTATTTTGGCTATTTTGGCGGTAAATCTGTTATTTTTCATATTATTACGGCATGGACCTCATGAAAATTTCACGCATATTTGTCACGCTGACGGCGTGGGCGCCTTCCCCGACGGTGGAGGTCACCCGCAGCGTAAGTGTACGGTTGGAAAATTCGCAGGTAGTATTTTCGGAAACCATGTTCACGGATTCCGCCAGCAAGGTCTGGACGGGCGTGCCATTGTTAACGGAATAGCTCCTCTTGAGCTGGCCGTTTACCACGGTATAGACCACCCGGTAGGTAGTGTTGCCCCAATCCACCCAGCTTAAGGTAAGCGGGAACCCGGTGGGCCCGCCGATTCCTATGGACTGGGACATTTCCGCGTCCCGGCTGATCCAGTGTACGGCGTTCATGGTAAACTGGCTGGCGGTGGTGTAATCCCTGTTTTTGGCGCTCTGTCTCACCATCTGGAAGGTGGCGGTAGAGACCGCGGCGCCGACAACGGTGATAATGAACAGCGCCAGGACAACCTCCAGCAGGGAGAACCCTCGCCGGCCCTTTAAAATATGACGTAATTTGCCTGACATCATCGGATTACCTTATAGCTTTCCAGTTTGGTTAGTTCTTTATCCTGGTGCCACACCGTCACCGTTATTTTCTGGATATCACCGTCAAACATATTAGCGATGTGGATATCGGTGGTATAGCCGCTGTATTCCGGAGGCATATCCATAGGGTAATAGAAGTAGGAGTAAGGCTGGTTCAGGATAACGTCCATCTGGGACGCGGCTATAATCCTGGCGGCGGTATGCTCGCCGGAAATCATACGGGAATTAGAGGTAGTCCCCAAAGCGCTCAGGAACACCCCGCCGATTATCCCCAGCAGCGCCAGGGCCACCACCAGCTCAACTAATGTAGAACCTTTTTGGTTTTTTTCCATTGTCTGTTTCCGTAACCGATTGCCTAGTTGGCGTTGTTAGTCCACGCGTGGTTATTGGCCGACGCGGAGCTTCCCCGCTGCGTCATCCGGTCTTTTAGCTGAAGGCGGTCCACGCAGCTGGCCAGCGCCTCCTCCCGGCTTATCCGGCCTTCTTTATGCAGCTTGAAAATGGCGTCATCGAGCGTCTGCATGCCCTTTTCACTGGCGCTCTGAATGACTGTCAAAAGCTGATAGTTCTTCTTGGAGCGGATAAGATTGGATACCGCCTGGTTATTCAACATGACTTCACAGGCTACCACGCGGCCGGCGCCGTCCGTGGTGGGGATGAGTTTCTGGTAAATTACGCCGGCTAAAATGTCCGCCAGCTGCACGCGCACCTGTTCCTGCTGGTGCGGCGGGAACACATCTATAATACGGTCGATGGCGTTCACCACGTTAGGGGTATGGAGGGTGGTCAGCACCAGGTGGCCGGTCTCCGCGGCGGTGAGGGTGTTGGATATTGAGTCCAGGTCACGCATTTCTCCGATAAGCAGGACATCAGGGTCCTGGCGCAGCGCGTGACGGATGGCGGAGGAAAAAGACTGGGTATCCATGCCCACCTCGCGCTGGGAAAAGGAGCAAAGCTTGTCCTGGTGCAGGTACTCGATGGGGTCTTCGATGGTAATCACCATTTTCTTGGTTTTTTCATTCATATAGCCGATCATGGCGGCGAGGGTGGTGGATTTGCCGCAGCCGGTCGGGCCGCAGATAAGAATCAGCCCGCTGTTTTTCAGGGCGAGCTCCTTGCAGACGTTGGGCAGCAGCAGGTCGTCTATAGTAGGGATATTGGTCTGTATCAGGCGGCAGGTCAGGCATAAAGTGCCGCGCTGGATGTAGGCGCTGAAGCGGAAACGGCCGATGGGGCCATCGGCATAGGAGAAGTCCAGCTCCTTGTCCCGGTCAAAAAACTCTCTCTGTTTTTCAGACGTGATTTCCCTGAAGAACTGCTCCATCAAATCGCTGTTTATAGCGCCGCAGGTATCAATGTACTGCAATACGCCGTTGACGCGCATCAGGGGCCTGGTATCGACCTTCAAATGAAGGTCGGAGGCATTATTGTCCCGCAGTATTTTCAATAAATCATCAAGGTGCTGCATTTTCTTCCCCGCCTGTCTTTCCAATTTAATCTAGTTGCCGTTGAGATTGCCGGGGT containing:
- a CDS encoding prepilin-type N-terminal cleavage/methylation domain-containing protein, producing the protein MMSGKLRHILKGRRGFSLLEVVLALFIITVVGAAVSTATFQMVRQSAKNRDYTTASQFTMNAVHWISRDAEMSQSIGIGGPTGFPLTLSWVDWGNTTYRVVYTVVNGQLKRSYSVNNGTPVQTLLAESVNMVSENTTCEFSNRTLTLRVTSTVGEGAHAVSVTNMREIFMRSMP
- a CDS encoding type II secretion system protein, translated to MEKNQKGSTLVELVVALALLGIIGGVFLSALGTTSNSRMISGEHTAARIIAASQMDVILNQPYSYFYYPMDMPPEYSGYTTDIHIANMFDGDIQKITVTVWHQDKELTKLESYKVIR
- a CDS encoding PilT/PilU family type 4a pilus ATPase, whose product is MQHLDDLLKILRDNNASDLHLKVDTRPLMRVNGVLQYIDTCGAINSDLMEQFFREITSEKQREFFDRDKELDFSYADGPIGRFRFSAYIQRGTLCLTCRLIQTNIPTIDDLLLPNVCKELALKNSGLILICGPTGCGKSTTLAAMIGYMNEKTKKMVITIEDPIEYLHQDKLCSFSQREVGMDTQSFSSAIRHALRQDPDVLLIGEMRDLDSISNTLTAAETGHLVLTTLHTPNVVNAIDRIIDVFPPHQQEQVRVQLADILAGVIYQKLIPTTDGAGRVVACEVMLNNQAVSNLIRSKKNYQLLTVIQSASEKGMQTLDDAIFKLHKEGRISREEALASCVDRLQLKDRMTQRGSSASANNHAWTNNAN